Proteins from a single region of Helicobacteraceae bacterium:
- a CDS encoding Smr/MutS family protein: MPSMQRLIRQLDLSEHFAALSAFFAREKSFAIEGDEGQNAIFLRELSELEIPALPRVQNLDDAIGRLAKRGIAKLDEIYDFVRIARFFEALKLREYRGKIGEFIAAIEIEKPLKNLTAAFDYDGEIIADAELTRLKTAIEGKRKELERLIARLASDAKLADYLVDRQVHIARGEETLLLRGGFNRALTGRVVDRTQAGFFYVLPRAASDVKRSIEDLENDRLNAIAAIEREYSASLFERVKHLRFINAAFDRLDALTARVNFAKARDLSIVRSSGVKRIVLSNFCHPALKRPKPISVDFSKPIAVVTGVNAGGKTMLLKSALSAALMARELIPMKIDEHKSLIGRFKGIEAILSDPQNVKNDISTFAGRMAQFAPLFGKENLLIGVDEIELGTDGDEAASLFKIILERLSERGSLIIAVTHHKRLAALTAKDDRVELIAALYDEKGQKPIFDFMLGTIGRSYAFETALRYGVPRTIVSAAEREYGEDRERLNDLIERSSELERQTRLKIAELNGEQAELERRKNALIAEREAQKTEYERLRGELEREYRAAIDAAKLAARAANEADRARALNAANALKTAIAKPPVKTETQTFKVGDSVKYIGMIGAIASIKDDRAVVESDGARIYAALSDLKRAPFVPAVKTKVVVEKPRTASFRLDLHGLRAQEALEKLDKFISDALLAGFDEAIVIHGIGSGKLARAVREALKVHPSVKNFADANANMGGAGATIVKL; the protein is encoded by the coding sequence ATGCCGTCGATGCAACGGCTAATACGACAACTTGATCTAAGCGAGCATTTTGCGGCGCTGTCCGCGTTTTTCGCCCGCGAGAAGTCTTTCGCGATCGAAGGCGACGAGGGGCAAAACGCGATCTTTCTGCGCGAGTTAAGCGAGCTGGAGATTCCCGCTTTGCCGCGCGTTCAAAACCTTGACGACGCGATCGGCAGGCTGGCTAAACGCGGGATCGCCAAACTGGACGAAATATACGATTTTGTCCGTATCGCTCGTTTTTTCGAGGCGCTAAAACTTAGAGAGTATCGGGGCAAAATCGGCGAGTTTATCGCCGCGATCGAGATCGAAAAGCCGCTGAAAAATCTAACGGCGGCGTTTGATTACGACGGCGAAATCATCGCCGACGCGGAGCTTACGCGCCTAAAAACCGCGATCGAGGGAAAAAGAAAAGAGCTAGAGCGCCTAATCGCCCGCTTAGCGAGCGACGCGAAACTAGCGGATTATCTTGTCGATCGTCAGGTTCATATCGCGAGAGGCGAAGAGACGCTGCTGCTTCGCGGCGGGTTTAACCGCGCGCTAACGGGGCGCGTCGTCGATCGCACCCAAGCGGGATTTTTCTACGTTTTGCCAAGAGCCGCGAGCGACGTCAAACGCTCGATCGAGGACTTAGAAAACGACAGGCTAAACGCTATCGCCGCGATCGAGCGCGAGTATTCCGCGTCGCTGTTTGAGCGGGTAAAACATTTGCGTTTTATCAACGCGGCGTTTGATCGCCTCGACGCGCTGACGGCGCGGGTTAATTTCGCCAAAGCGCGAGATTTGTCTATCGTCCGCTCAAGCGGCGTTAAGCGAATCGTATTGTCAAACTTTTGCCACCCCGCGCTTAAACGCCCAAAGCCGATCTCCGTAGATTTTTCCAAGCCGATCGCCGTCGTAACGGGCGTAAACGCGGGCGGCAAAACCATGCTGCTTAAATCCGCGCTAAGCGCCGCGTTGATGGCAAGAGAGCTAATACCGATGAAAATCGACGAGCATAAAAGCCTTATCGGGCGTTTTAAGGGGATAGAGGCGATCTTGAGCGATCCGCAAAACGTTAAAAACGACATATCCACCTTTGCGGGGCGAATGGCGCAGTTTGCGCCGCTGTTTGGCAAAGAAAATCTGCTGATCGGCGTCGACGAGATAGAGCTTGGCACGGACGGCGACGAGGCGGCAAGCCTGTTTAAGATCATATTGGAGCGCTTAAGCGAACGCGGTTCGTTGATTATCGCCGTTACGCACCACAAACGGCTTGCCGCTTTAACCGCCAAAGACGACCGCGTCGAGCTGATCGCCGCGCTTTACGACGAAAAAGGGCAAAAGCCGATTTTCGATTTTATGCTAGGAACAATCGGGCGCAGCTACGCCTTTGAAACGGCGTTGCGCTACGGCGTGCCGCGAACGATCGTGAGCGCCGCCGAGCGCGAATACGGCGAGGATCGCGAGCGGCTAAACGATCTGATCGAGCGCTCAAGCGAGCTAGAGCGCCAAACGCGATTAAAGATCGCCGAGTTAAACGGCGAGCAAGCGGAGCTAGAGCGTCGAAAAAACGCGCTGATCGCCGAGCGCGAGGCGCAAAAGACCGAATACGAGCGTCTGCGCGGCGAGTTAGAGCGCGAATACCGAGCCGCGATCGACGCGGCGAAACTCGCGGCGCGCGCCGCAAACGAAGCCGATCGCGCTCGCGCCCTAAACGCCGCGAACGCGCTAAAAACGGCGATAGCAAAACCGCCCGTTAAAACGGAAACGCAAACTTTCAAGGTTGGAGATAGCGTTAAATATATAGGCATGATCGGCGCCATCGCGTCGATCAAAGACGATCGCGCCGTCGTAGAGAGCGACGGCGCGCGCATATACGCCGCTTTAAGCGATCTAAAACGCGCGCCCTTCGTTCCCGCCGTCAAGACAAAAGTCGTCGTGGAAAAACCGCGAACGGCGAGTTTCAGGCTCGATCTGCACGGGCTTCGCGCGCAAGAGGCGCTTGAAAAGCTGGACAAATTTATATCCGACGCGCTGCTCGCCGGTTTCGACGAAGCTATCGTTATACACGGAATCGGAAGCGGCAAACTCGCGCGCGCCGTGCGCGAAGCGCTCAAGGTTCATCCTAGCGTGAAAAATTTCGCGGACGCGAACGCTAATATGGGCGGCGCTGGAGCGACAATCGTTAAATTATGA
- the gap gene encoding type I glyceraldehyde-3-phosphate dehydrogenase produces MAVKVAINGFGRIGMLAAKAIAERNDLELVAINATGAPDMIEYLLKYDSVHGRFNDVKLIDDKTIKIGKNTVKINSSRDPSELDFGEATVLIESTGKFLTKEKASAHLRNNIKKVVMSGPAKDDTPTYVIGVNHAQYKGESVISNASCTTNCLAPVAKVIHKAFGIESGLMTTVHSYTNDQNILDVKHPSDRRRARAAALNIIPTTTGAAKAVGLVLPELKGKLNGFSIRVPTPDVSVVDLTINLTKSVTKESLNDAVREAAKGEFKDLIVIDEDKCVSSDFITCPASAVFVTDTTQVIGDKFAKVLAWYDNEWGYTNRLVDMVSYIGTR; encoded by the coding sequence ATGGCTGTAAAGGTTGCAATTAACGGATTTGGGCGAATCGGAATGCTCGCAGCAAAGGCGATCGCCGAGCGAAACGACTTGGAGCTTGTAGCTATCAACGCGACGGGCGCGCCGGATATGATCGAGTATCTGCTGAAATACGACAGCGTTCACGGGCGCTTTAACGACGTGAAGCTAATCGACGACAAGACGATCAAGATCGGTAAAAACACGGTAAAGATCAACTCTTCTCGCGATCCTAGCGAACTCGATTTCGGCGAAGCTACGGTTTTGATCGAAAGCACGGGAAAGTTCCTCACAAAAGAGAAGGCGTCGGCGCACCTGCGCAACAATATCAAAAAAGTCGTGATGAGCGGACCGGCGAAAGACGACACGCCAACCTATGTGATCGGCGTTAATCACGCGCAATACAAGGGCGAAAGCGTTATTTCCAACGCGAGCTGCACGACCAATTGTCTCGCTCCCGTGGCAAAGGTGATTCATAAGGCGTTCGGCATCGAGAGCGGTTTGATGACGACGGTGCATAGCTACACCAACGATCAGAATATCCTCGACGTTAAACACCCCTCCGATCGCCGCCGCGCCCGCGCCGCCGCGCTTAATATCATTCCGACGACCACCGGAGCGGCTAAAGCGGTGGGGTTGGTGTTGCCGGAACTCAAAGGCAAGCTCAACGGCTTTTCGATCCGCGTTCCCACGCCGGACGTGTCCGTAGTCGATCTGACGATCAATCTGACCAAAAGCGTTACAAAAGAATCGCTTAACGACGCGGTGCGAGAGGCGGCAAAAGGCGAGTTCAAAGACCTGATCGTCATCGACGAGGATAAGTGCGTTTCCAGCGATTTCATCACCTGCCCCGCGAGCGCCGTCTTTGTTACGGACACCACGCAGGTAATAGGGGATAAATTCGCCAAAGTGTTGGCGTGGTACGACAACGAATGGGGCTACACCAATCGCCTTGTCGATATGGTCTCTTATATCGGAACGCGCTAA